The following coding sequences lie in one Paenibacillus durus ATCC 35681 genomic window:
- a CDS encoding SDR family NAD(P)-dependent oxidoreductase, with the protein MELNLKDKLVLITGSTAGIGKGAAVSFLKEGAKVIINGRSEENVKATVKELSALGTVYGIAADVSGKAECDNLINKVNEIGDLDVLINNTGVFTVKPFVDVTDEEWLEYYQINVMSAVRLSRAFLPKMIERNAGRIINVASEAGIKPYPELIPYGISKTSLITLSRGLAEVAKGTKVTVNSVLPGPTWTEGFGTFITDLAKENGKDLDTFIKEYFKNDQPTSLIQRYATVEEVADTIVFLASDKASAINGAAQRVEGGIIHSIL; encoded by the coding sequence ATGGAATTAAACTTGAAAGATAAATTAGTCCTTATTACAGGATCCACGGCCGGAATTGGTAAAGGAGCAGCTGTCAGTTTTTTGAAAGAAGGAGCCAAAGTTATTATTAACGGCCGCTCTGAAGAAAATGTTAAAGCAACGGTTAAAGAACTGTCCGCACTCGGAACGGTTTATGGAATTGCCGCAGACGTTTCCGGTAAAGCGGAATGCGATAATTTGATCAATAAAGTGAACGAAATTGGAGATTTGGATGTCTTAATCAATAATACGGGTGTTTTTACCGTAAAGCCTTTTGTTGATGTGACGGATGAGGAATGGCTGGAGTACTATCAAATTAATGTGATGAGCGCAGTTCGTTTATCCAGAGCATTCCTGCCCAAGATGATTGAACGCAATGCGGGACGAATCATTAACGTTGCGAGTGAAGCCGGAATCAAGCCCTATCCTGAACTTATTCCTTATGGTATATCTAAAACTTCACTCATTACGCTTTCAAGAGGTTTGGCGGAAGTAGCCAAAGGAACAAAAGTAACGGTCAACTCGGTTCTTCCAGGACCGACGTGGACGGAAGGATTCGGCACTTTCATTACAGACCTGGCTAAAGAGAACGGAAAAGACCTGGATACCTTTATCAAAGAATACTTTAAGAATGACCAGCCTACTTCTCTGATTCAGCGTTATGCCACAGTCGAGGAAGTAGCGGATACCATTGTATTTCTTGCATCCGATAAAGCATCAGCCATCAATGGTGCGGCTCAAAGAGTTGAGGGCGGAATTATCCACAGCATTTTGTAA
- a CDS encoding iron-containing alcohol dehydrogenase has product MNPFKFNNPTKILFGRGQVEEIKNEIPSFGRRVLLLYGGGSIKKNGLYDQVIKALSEITDVYITELSGVEPNPRLTTVKKGIDLIKANNLDFILAIGGGSVIDCAKAISVGVYYEGDVWDIVTNKATATKAVPFGTVLTISATGSEVNSGAVITNWEEKDKRFFVSDLTFPKFSVLDPENTFSVPKNQTVYGMVDIMSHVFEQYFHSSSNAPLQERFGESILQTTMEVAPKLINDLGNYDYREVIMLNASLALNGILAMGVETDWATHAIEHAVSAVHDIPHGGGLAILFPNWMEFVAAKRPEKVAQLGIRVFGIDAAGKNDSDVAAETIQKLREFWTLLGAPEKLSDYGIDDKEIGIMLERAMVAETLGSYVPLNKNDVETILRKSL; this is encoded by the coding sequence ATGAATCCCTTTAAATTTAATAATCCTACTAAAATCCTTTTTGGACGCGGGCAAGTCGAAGAAATTAAAAATGAAATTCCATCCTTTGGACGGCGTGTTTTGCTTCTATATGGGGGCGGAAGTATTAAAAAGAATGGGCTGTACGATCAAGTGATTAAAGCCTTGTCTGAAATTACAGATGTCTATATTACGGAACTGAGCGGAGTGGAACCCAATCCCCGACTAACAACAGTGAAAAAGGGAATTGACCTTATCAAAGCAAATAATTTGGATTTTATCCTTGCTATTGGCGGCGGAAGCGTAATTGATTGTGCAAAAGCTATCTCTGTAGGCGTATACTACGAAGGCGACGTATGGGATATTGTAACGAATAAGGCAACAGCGACAAAAGCCGTTCCTTTCGGCACGGTGCTGACCATCTCCGCGACAGGATCAGAAGTGAACAGCGGTGCGGTCATTACGAATTGGGAGGAAAAGGATAAACGTTTTTTTGTTTCCGATCTTACTTTCCCTAAATTCAGTGTTCTGGACCCGGAAAACACTTTTTCCGTACCCAAAAACCAAACGGTCTACGGTATGGTAGATATTATGTCCCATGTCTTCGAACAATACTTTCATTCTTCATCCAATGCCCCGCTGCAAGAACGGTTCGGTGAATCCATCCTGCAGACAACAATGGAAGTTGCGCCTAAGTTAATTAATGATCTGGGTAATTACGATTACCGCGAAGTCATCATGCTCAATGCGTCTCTTGCTTTAAATGGCATTTTAGCCATGGGTGTTGAAACCGATTGGGCAACCCATGCGATCGAGCATGCGGTCTCAGCGGTTCATGACATTCCTCATGGCGGCGGATTAGCAATCTTGTTCCCGAATTGGATGGAATTTGTCGCTGCCAAGAGACCGGAAAAAGTGGCTCAACTAGGGATTCGCGTGTTTGGAATTGATGCTGCAGGCAAAAATGACTCTGACGTGGCGGCTGAGACGATTCAAAAATTACGTGAATTCTGGACCTTGCTAGGGGCGCCTGAGAAACTTTCTGATTATGGAATCGATGATAAGGAAATCGGCATAATGCTTGAGAGAGCAATGGTGGCCGAAACCCTTGGAAGTTATGTTCCTTTAAATAAAAATGATGTGGAGACAATTTTAAGAAAATCATTGTAA
- a CDS encoding putative quinol monooxygenase, which translates to MSAISITAILQAKPGKEQLLHQELVKLVTPSRSEEGCIKYVLHQSIENNAVFVFYEIWKDEESINFHIETDHYKQFRRNIEDLIESRQVHRLREVN; encoded by the coding sequence ATGAGCGCTATTTCTATTACAGCCATCCTTCAAGCAAAACCGGGGAAAGAGCAGCTTCTGCATCAAGAGTTAGTGAAATTAGTAACACCTTCCAGATCGGAAGAGGGATGCATAAAGTATGTCCTTCATCAATCTATAGAAAATAATGCAGTTTTTGTGTTTTATGAAATCTGGAAAGATGAAGAGTCTATCAACTTCCATATTGAGACTGATCACTATAAGCAATTCCGGCGTAATATAGAGGATCTTATCGAGTCAAGGCAAGTACATCGATTGCGCGAAGTTAATTAA
- a CDS encoding multidrug effflux MFS transporter — MSLTKNDNRLRLVLLLGAFSALGPLTIDMYLPSFPEIAADFGARASLVQLSLTACLIGLGLGQMIMGPLSDVHGRRKPIIISLILYLIASFVCAVSPNIIYFIAARFVQGFAASAGIVISRAIIRDVYSGPELTKFFSLLMLVNNLFPLIAPIAGSGVISFTTWVGVFVVLGTVGLVLVILATVNLKETLPAQNRISGNFGELIIGMRTLLKDREFAGYALAQGIMIGGVFAYVSGTPFIYQNIYGASPQLFAILFGSNGISLILGSQVVGRFNHVISERRFLRFGLLLSGASSLAALLVILLNGPLLALVIPLFFFVASIGTTSTASFSLAMESQSQRAGSASALLGLLPFLLGAFTSPLVGIAGEYTAVPMGVIILSTSLLALLAYFGLAHKSQTSYSPCS, encoded by the coding sequence ATGTCTTTAACAAAAAATGATAACCGTCTTAGACTTGTTTTGCTGTTAGGCGCTTTTTCGGCACTGGGTCCTCTTACAATCGATATGTATTTGCCGTCATTTCCTGAAATCGCTGCTGATTTTGGCGCCCGTGCTTCTCTGGTGCAGCTTAGTCTAACTGCTTGCCTAATAGGATTAGGTCTGGGTCAAATGATTATGGGCCCTTTGAGTGACGTTCATGGAAGACGCAAGCCCATAATTATCTCACTTATTCTCTACTTAATCGCTTCATTTGTCTGCGCGGTCTCACCTAATATCATCTATTTCATAGCAGCACGCTTTGTTCAAGGCTTTGCCGCCTCAGCAGGAATTGTTATTTCTCGGGCGATCATCCGCGATGTTTATAGCGGACCGGAACTCACGAAGTTTTTTTCACTGCTTATGTTAGTGAATAATTTATTTCCCTTAATTGCACCAATTGCAGGAAGCGGCGTTATATCCTTTACTACATGGGTGGGAGTTTTTGTGGTTTTGGGTACTGTTGGATTGGTGTTAGTTATTCTTGCAACCGTGAATCTTAAAGAGACCTTGCCCGCTCAGAATCGAATTTCAGGCAACTTTGGTGAGCTGATTATAGGTATGCGGACCTTGCTAAAAGATCGTGAGTTCGCCGGGTACGCGCTGGCACAAGGTATCATGATCGGAGGGGTTTTCGCTTATGTGTCAGGAACTCCTTTTATCTACCAGAATATTTATGGCGCCTCTCCCCAACTGTTTGCCATTTTATTCGGATCGAATGGGATAAGTTTAATTCTCGGTTCTCAAGTCGTTGGACGCTTTAACCATGTGATTTCGGAGCGGCGATTCCTGCGTTTTGGATTGCTGTTATCCGGCGCATCCAGTCTTGCGGCCTTACTTGTGATTCTCCTGAACGGCCCATTACTGGCATTAGTTATTCCGCTGTTCTTTTTTGTCGCATCTATCGGAACAACTTCAACAGCCTCCTTCTCTTTAGCCATGGAGTCACAAAGTCAGAGGGCAGGGAGCGCATCCGCGCTTCTCGGATTGCTGCCGTTTCTGCTGGGGGCATTTACCTCTCCGTTAGTTGGTATTGCCGGTGAATATACAGCAGTCCCAATGGGAGTCATTATCTTGTCGACCAGCTTACTGGCTCTCCTGGCTTACTTTGGACTTGCACATAAATCCCAAACCAGCTATTCTCCGTGCTCTTAA
- a CDS encoding sulfurtransferase, whose amino-acid sequence MDSVVSTRWLLARLYEPELVIADCRFLLSDPEAGRSAYLKDHIPGAVYLHLEEQLSAPVGPHGGRHPLPEPALIAAVLGQAGISRDSIVVAYDDQGGAFASRLWWMLRYLGHDKVFVMDEGYSAWKAADFPVSDSKPVRIPTAYEPEVHPEMLASAQEVAQYSQAGGSAAALLIDSREPRRYVGLEEPIDAKAGHIPGAVNRFWKDVLDDQGRWKDAAALKEQFAGIDPSRETIVYCGSGVTACPNVLALHRAGYDKVRLYAGSWSDWISYEGNPIATGEE is encoded by the coding sequence ATGGATTCCGTCGTTTCCACCCGCTGGCTGCTGGCCCGGCTGTATGAACCCGAGCTGGTCATTGCGGATTGCCGCTTTCTGCTGTCCGATCCCGAAGCGGGACGCAGCGCCTACCTGAAAGATCATATACCAGGGGCCGTTTATTTGCATTTGGAGGAGCAGTTATCCGCCCCTGTCGGCCCGCATGGCGGCCGTCACCCCCTGCCGGAACCCGCTCTAATTGCAGCTGTACTGGGCCAAGCGGGTATTAGCCGTGACAGCATCGTCGTCGCTTACGATGACCAAGGAGGCGCATTCGCTTCCAGACTGTGGTGGATGCTGCGCTATTTAGGTCACGATAAAGTTTTTGTTATGGATGAAGGTTATTCGGCGTGGAAGGCGGCGGATTTTCCGGTAAGCGATAGTAAGCCTGTCCGAATCCCAACCGCGTACGAACCGGAGGTCCACCCGGAAATGCTGGCAAGCGCCCAGGAAGTCGCGCAGTATTCGCAGGCTGGCGGCTCCGCCGCTGCGCTGCTGATCGACTCGCGTGAGCCGCGCCGCTATGTCGGCCTTGAAGAACCGATCGACGCTAAGGCTGGGCATATCCCAGGTGCGGTCAACCGGTTCTGGAAAGATGTCCTTGACGACCAGGGCCGATGGAAAGACGCCGCCGCGCTGAAGGAGCAGTTTGCCGGCATCGATCCAAGCCGCGAGACAATCGTCTACTGCGGCTCCGGCGTCACTGCCTGCCCGAACGTGCTCGCGCTTCATCGAGCCGGGTATGACAAGGTGCGGCTGTATGCGGGGAGCTGGAGCGACTGGATTAGCTACGAGGGGAATCCGATTGCGACGGGAGAGGAGTAA
- a CDS encoding PilZ domain-containing protein, which yields MGAASRKEPFRYVMNQPIDCWLELPAGSTGLGAGKQTEGVLLDLSRSGCKVRSSLNVRFTSKDTKIIIHFKLNENMLRFTGSVRWGWMYGLGEYQYGVRLDLTPEEEEILTSELDLWTMTSSQEDS from the coding sequence ATGGGCGCTGCCAGTAGAAAAGAACCATTCCGTTATGTTATGAATCAACCGATTGATTGCTGGCTGGAACTGCCGGCAGGCAGCACGGGTCTGGGTGCCGGAAAGCAGACCGAGGGTGTGCTGCTCGATCTCAGCCGTTCGGGCTGCAAGGTTCGCAGTTCATTAAACGTCCGGTTCACTTCCAAGGACACCAAAATCATCATTCATTTTAAGTTGAACGAGAACATGCTTCGGTTTACGGGAAGCGTCCGATGGGGCTGGATGTATGGCCTTGGCGAATACCAGTACGGAGTCAGACTCGACTTGACCCCGGAAGAGGAAGAAATTCTGACGAGCGAGCTTGATCTCTGGACAATGACATCGAGCCAAGAAGACAGCTAG
- a CDS encoding sensor domain-containing diguanylate cyclase — protein MSINLRTLFAGAFAAVIILLTVLLSYLIGNETSKTAEVTTGKSLAEAAYQMSYNLDHFMWARAGEIEMLGTLGAFQEPVNKEEIAGLLNQLKESLPVFTWIGYADIKGSVLAATGNIMEGRSMKEQPVFQNGLQAPYIGDVHDDSLLTEILPNPSGERLQFVDIGVPVKDKSGRTLGVLAAYLSWEWARQAESSILAPLKERVEGAEVYVVSNHNHKILLGPSNQVGKQMTDSALARQGRSSWLIEKYKGSQSFLTGYAYGDGEMDYPGLGWSVIIRQPADIALAPVRKLQNNFVLSGMAIAVLFGIAGWLCAGWMIRPLQRISESADLLSSGGKAEIPEFKRIKDLSMLSRSLRNLVNKLTRPEPEPFYMSDMTRHDPLTGLPNRTALDDYLAHAVNKAKRNRSTLSFLYLGLDGFKKVNETLGHKTGDKLLQEVSFRLLESTRENEMITRIGGDEFVVILHTSAAKPMQEAEIVAKRIIDKINQPFLIDGEFVHVGCSIGAAVWSPENQDTSEILRLADDAYYISKRSGKNRITFETAV, from the coding sequence GTGTCTATAAATTTGCGGACCCTATTCGCGGGCGCGTTTGCAGCCGTTATTATTTTATTGACCGTACTGCTCAGTTATTTGATTGGCAACGAAACCTCCAAGACCGCAGAAGTTACCACTGGAAAATCACTGGCAGAAGCGGCATATCAGATGTCGTATAATCTGGATCACTTCATGTGGGCGCGGGCCGGGGAAATAGAGATGCTTGGCACGCTTGGCGCTTTTCAGGAGCCAGTGAATAAGGAGGAGATTGCGGGGCTTCTGAATCAGCTGAAAGAAAGTCTGCCTGTATTTACCTGGATCGGTTATGCGGATATAAAAGGCAGCGTTCTTGCGGCAACCGGCAATATTATGGAAGGCAGAAGCATGAAGGAGCAACCCGTTTTTCAAAATGGGCTCCAGGCTCCCTATATCGGCGATGTGCATGATGACTCGCTATTGACCGAAATTCTGCCCAATCCAAGCGGAGAGCGGCTTCAATTTGTGGATATCGGCGTCCCTGTAAAGGACAAAAGCGGACGGACCTTAGGCGTATTGGCAGCTTATCTGAGCTGGGAATGGGCCCGTCAGGCTGAATCCTCTATTTTGGCGCCTCTAAAAGAACGGGTGGAGGGTGCCGAGGTCTATGTCGTCAGCAATCATAACCATAAAATTCTGCTTGGACCAAGCAACCAGGTTGGCAAGCAGATGACGGACTCAGCGCTGGCGCGTCAGGGCAGAAGCTCCTGGCTCATTGAAAAGTACAAGGGAAGCCAATCGTTTTTAACCGGTTACGCTTATGGAGACGGCGAAATGGACTATCCCGGTCTCGGTTGGTCCGTGATTATTCGTCAGCCGGCGGATATCGCTTTAGCCCCCGTGCGCAAGCTGCAAAATAATTTCGTTCTGTCGGGGATGGCTATTGCCGTGCTGTTCGGTATTGCAGGATGGTTATGCGCCGGATGGATGATCCGTCCGCTTCAGCGGATCAGTGAGAGCGCCGATCTGCTCAGTTCGGGCGGCAAGGCGGAGATTCCCGAGTTTAAGCGGATTAAAGATCTGTCCATGCTCTCTAGATCGCTGCGCAATCTTGTGAATAAACTCACCCGGCCGGAACCGGAGCCGTTCTATATGTCTGATATGACGAGGCATGATCCGCTCACGGGACTGCCTAATCGAACAGCTCTTGACGATTATTTGGCTCATGCCGTAAACAAAGCCAAGCGGAATCGCTCGACATTAAGCTTCTTGTATCTCGGTTTGGACGGATTCAAGAAGGTGAACGAGACGCTGGGACATAAAACAGGCGACAAGCTGCTGCAAGAGGTATCCTTCCGTCTGCTGGAATCGACCAGGGAAAATGAGATGATCACGCGCATAGGAGGGGATGAGTTCGTGGTTATCCTGCATACGTCGGCCGCAAAGCCGATGCAGGAAGCCGAGATCGTAGCCAAACGGATCATTGACAAGATCAACCAGCCCTTCCTGATCGACGGGGAATTCGTGCATGTCGGCTGCAGCATTGGCGCCGCCGTCTGGAGTCCTGAGAACCAGGATACAAGCGAAATATTGCGTTTGGCGGACGACGCGTACTATATATCCAAGCGAAGCGGCAAGAACCGGATTACTTTTGAAACGGCGGTATAA